From the genome of Spirosomataceae bacterium TFI 002, one region includes:
- a CDS encoding superoxide dismutase, Fe-Mn family gives MAFELPALGFDYAALEPNIDAKTMEIHHGKHHAGYTNNLNNAIAGTELEGKSIEDILSNLDMSNKAVRNNGGGFFNHSLFWSVINPEGKGRLSGELKDAIEAAFGSFDDFKTAFSKAAATQFGSGWAWLCVHPGGKVEVCSTANQDNSLMPGIGCGGTPILGLDVWEHAYYLNYQNRRPDYIEAFFNVINWNEVEKRYAAAK, from the coding sequence ATGGCTTTTGAACTACCAGCTTTAGGCTTTGATTATGCAGCATTGGAACCTAATATCGATGCAAAAACAATGGAAATCCACCATGGAAAACACCATGCAGGATATACTAACAATTTAAATAATGCAATTGCAGGTACAGAATTAGAAGGAAAATCTATCGAAGATATCCTTAGCAACCTTGACATGAGCAACAAAGCCGTTAGAAACAACGGTGGTGGATTCTTTAATCACTCTTTATTTTGGTCAGTAATCAATCCTGAAGGCAAAGGACGCCTTTCTGGTGAATTGAAAGATGCTATTGAAGCAGCATTCGGCTCTTTTGACGATTTCAAAACTGCTTTTTCAAAAGCAGCCGCTACTCAGTTTGGTTCTGGTTGGGCATGGTTATGTGTTCACCCAGGTGGTAAAGTAGAAGTATGTTCTACTGCCAACCAAGATAACTCACTAATGCCAGGTATTGGTTGTGGAGGAACTCCAATATTGGGTCTTGATGTGTGGGAGCACGCATATTACCTAAACTACCAAAACCGTAGACCAGATTATATCGAAGCATTCTTCAATGTAATCAACTGGAACGAAGTAGAAAAAAGATACGCAGCAGCTAAGTGA
- a CDS encoding Outer membrane receptor proteins, mostly Fe transport: MKIWAFIILVFAADTVKSQGLAVSGKVLDSGSGEKLIGVTCYDSTNSKVSTSDSEGYYSFVSGNSPITLSFSFVGYKTVSKTFDKSGIYDIELVGGITLDEVEVNPEYNFSQLSSKAILRLPSLLGESDVVKSLQYLPGVQGGSEGSASIFVRGGSADQNLILWDDALIYNVNHLGGFFSVFNPHLVKNVQLYKSYIPVEYGGRGSSVIKISTREGSKEKYETTLDIGVLNQNLTFEGPIKKGKSSFIISARNSNLGVFTSLRNVLASSLSDENKISFYDLSARVNTDLGKNGQLVYSVFHGKDMYENIENFNKRLITNRLNWSNTVQSLKYTKYINPKFFFNSSVSQTTYKSSIAFEEEFIETKEGSTQALSNQIMDWAGKFKGQYAALPSLDLSFGAELIRHNFQPSYQNSLIAESEFRNEGVSTTEGAFYIGTNLRPTKKLNLEIGVRRSRLGTEGRDFNNWEPRVSIEFNPSSSYKWNLSYTQMNQYMHSLSNTGTGFNVEVWVPANAQVPPLNVESMSLGYQGSVDKSISWNQEVYFKNFTNSIMYREGENLSIFQSQDWFEKVNLNGRGRSWGIENAIHISGSKYDINAAYTWSKTEFMFAGVNNNQWFPFRFDRRHYLSLTGFYDINKKWEMNAAFLLQTGQAFTSPLGVRVDENQLPQFYYTSINNDRFPLYNRLDIGFSKTKITKRGNESKWSFGVYNLYNRKNPAYLDVELNESEQGSSYRIVPKAILPIIPFIKYQIKF, translated from the coding sequence ATGAAGATTTGGGCTTTTATTATACTTGTTTTTGCTGCCGATACAGTAAAATCACAAGGGTTGGCTGTTTCAGGTAAAGTTTTAGACTCAGGTAGTGGTGAAAAACTTATTGGAGTTACTTGCTATGACAGTACGAACTCAAAGGTTAGTACCTCAGATAGTGAAGGGTATTATTCTTTCGTATCTGGTAATTCGCCTATAACCCTATCATTTTCATTTGTTGGTTATAAAACCGTTAGCAAAACCTTTGACAAAAGCGGTATTTATGATATTGAGCTAGTAGGTGGCATTACATTAGATGAAGTTGAAGTAAATCCTGAGTATAACTTTTCTCAACTTAGCAGTAAGGCTATTTTACGCCTACCAAGCCTTCTTGGCGAAAGTGATGTTGTTAAGTCTCTTCAATACCTGCCAGGTGTACAAGGGGGCTCTGAGGGTTCTGCAAGTATTTTTGTACGCGGGGGAAGTGCGGACCAAAATTTGATATTGTGGGATGATGCACTCATTTATAATGTTAATCACTTAGGTGGGTTTTTCTCTGTATTCAATCCTCATTTGGTGAAAAATGTACAGCTGTATAAATCGTATATCCCTGTAGAATACGGTGGTAGGGGCTCTTCGGTTATAAAAATTTCTACTAGAGAAGGGAGCAAAGAAAAATATGAAACAACTCTAGACATAGGTGTTCTAAATCAAAACTTGACTTTTGAAGGTCCTATAAAAAAAGGGAAAAGTTCTTTTATAATTTCAGCAAGAAATTCAAACTTAGGTGTGTTTACCTCACTTAGAAACGTTTTAGCCAGTTCACTATCTGATGAAAACAAAATCTCATTTTATGATTTATCAGCCAGAGTCAATACTGATTTAGGTAAAAATGGCCAACTGGTGTACAGCGTATTTCATGGAAAGGATATGTATGAAAATATTGAAAACTTTAATAAAAGGTTGATTACAAATAGGCTAAACTGGTCTAATACGGTACAATCTTTAAAATATACTAAGTACATTAATCCGAAGTTTTTTTTCAATTCATCTGTAAGTCAAACAACCTATAAAAGTTCAATTGCTTTTGAAGAGGAGTTTATAGAAACAAAGGAAGGCTCTACACAAGCTTTATCCAATCAAATTATGGATTGGGCGGGTAAATTTAAGGGTCAATATGCTGCTTTGCCTTCTTTAGACCTTAGTTTTGGAGCGGAGTTAATAAGACATAATTTCCAGCCTAGTTATCAAAACTCTTTGATAGCTGAGAGCGAATTTAGAAATGAAGGAGTCAGTACTACTGAAGGAGCCTTTTATATCGGTACAAACTTAAGACCTACTAAAAAGCTTAACCTAGAGATAGGTGTCAGAAGGTCTCGACTAGGGACAGAAGGGAGAGACTTTAACAATTGGGAACCCCGCGTAAGTATAGAATTCAACCCTTCAAGTAGTTATAAATGGAACTTGTCTTACACACAAATGAATCAATACATGCATTCTCTTTCAAATACGGGAACTGGCTTTAATGTGGAAGTGTGGGTGCCTGCAAATGCTCAGGTGCCTCCTTTAAACGTAGAAAGTATGAGCCTAGGTTATCAAGGAAGTGTCGATAAAAGTATTAGCTGGAACCAAGAAGTATATTTTAAAAACTTTACCAATTCTATCATGTATAGAGAAGGTGAAAACCTATCTATTTTTCAATCTCAAGATTGGTTTGAAAAAGTAAACCTAAATGGACGTGGAAGAAGCTGGGGCATTGAGAATGCTATCCATATATCTGGTTCTAAGTATGATATAAATGCCGCTTATACATGGTCTAAGACTGAGTTTATGTTTGCGGGAGTAAATAATAACCAATGGTTTCCTTTCAGGTTTGACCGCCGTCACTATTTGTCATTGACGGGTTTCTACGATATAAATAAAAAGTGGGAAATGAACGCTGCTTTCTTGCTCCAAACTGGCCAAGCATTTACCTCACCACTCGGTGTTAGGGTGGATGAGAACCAGTTACCTCAGTTTTACTATACTTCTATAAATAACGATCGCTTCCCTCTTTATAATCGTCTTGATATTGGTTTCTCAAAAACTAAAATTACGAAAAGAGGAAATGAGTCAAAATGGTCTTTCGGTGTATATAACCTATACAACCGCAAAAATCCAGCATACCTTGATGTGGAATTAAATGAATCGGAACAAGGCTCATCTTATCGGATTGTGCCTAAAGCCATTTTACCAATAATTCCTTTTATTAAGTATCAGATAAAATTTTAG
- a CDS encoding tRNA(adenine34) deaminase, producing the protein MPLLSDEFYMQKALQLANQAFEEDEVPVGALVVTDDGTIIGKGYNQTEKLTDVTAHAEMLAITAAANYLGGKYLRECTLFVTLEPCVMCAGAIAWSQVDRIVYGAPDEKRGYRVHSEAIINSKKEVYGGVLADESRELILEFFKKKRT; encoded by the coding sequence ATGCCACTCCTTTCTGATGAATTTTATATGCAAAAAGCTCTTCAACTGGCAAACCAAGCTTTTGAAGAAGATGAAGTTCCTGTAGGTGCATTGGTAGTTACCGACGATGGAACAATTATAGGAAAAGGCTATAACCAAACCGAAAAGCTTACTGACGTCACTGCCCATGCCGAAATGCTCGCAATAACAGCAGCTGCCAACTATTTGGGAGGAAAATACCTGCGAGAATGTACTCTTTTTGTTACGTTGGAGCCCTGTGTAATGTGTGCTGGAGCCATTGCTTGGTCGCAAGTAGATCGAATTGTGTACGGAGCTCCTGATGAAAAAAGAGGATATAGAGTTCATAGCGAAGCAATTATAAATTCCAAAAAAGAGGTGTACGGAGGAGTATTGGCAGACGAATCTAGAGAACTAATACTTGAATTTTTCAAAAAAAAGCGAACATAA